The following are encoded together in the Sphingomonas insulae genome:
- a CDS encoding glycosyltransferase family 4 protein, whose amino-acid sequence MPQPIHILHLHSSFSLGGKEARAVRLMNAFGDAARHTIVSGVPDELGARAAIGRHVRYEIAQNAPSLTGRPSVARYEALAAFMRRFDLVLSYNWGAIDGAMARRVFPKGAPPLVHHEDGFNADEAKGLKVERNVYRRIALGAAQALVVPSQVLESIALRTWKQPPARVHRIANGIDTALYGQKPDPRVIPGFVRDTKEVVIGALAGLRAVKDLPLLVRACGGLSGRFRLVIVGEGPERQAILDAAQAMGIADRLVLPGFLDRPHRFIGAFDIIALSSKSEQFPISIVEGMAAGLPVVSTPVGDVPRMVAAANAPFVAGGDEVLLRDALQPLVLDPELRARVGAANRAKAVADYDEAVMIARYRAVYADAMRRPGVLG is encoded by the coding sequence ATGCCGCAGCCGATCCACATCCTCCACCTTCATTCGAGCTTCAGCCTGGGCGGCAAGGAGGCGCGGGCGGTCCGGCTGATGAACGCCTTTGGCGATGCGGCGCGGCATACCATCGTCAGCGGCGTTCCCGACGAGCTCGGCGCCCGCGCGGCGATCGGCAGGCACGTCCGCTACGAAATCGCCCAGAATGCGCCATCGCTGACCGGACGACCGTCGGTCGCACGCTATGAGGCGCTGGCGGCGTTCATGCGGCGGTTCGACCTGGTGCTGTCCTATAATTGGGGAGCGATCGACGGCGCGATGGCGCGCCGGGTGTTTCCGAAGGGCGCACCGCCGCTGGTGCATCACGAGGACGGCTTCAACGCCGACGAGGCGAAGGGCCTGAAGGTCGAACGCAACGTCTATCGGCGGATCGCGCTCGGTGCGGCGCAGGCGCTGGTAGTGCCGTCGCAGGTGCTCGAGAGCATCGCCCTGCGCACCTGGAAACAGCCGCCGGCGCGCGTCCACCGCATCGCCAACGGCATCGATACCGCGCTGTATGGGCAAAAGCCCGATCCGCGCGTGATTCCCGGCTTCGTGCGCGACACGAAGGAGGTCGTCATCGGCGCACTCGCCGGCCTGCGCGCGGTCAAGGACCTGCCGCTGCTGGTGCGAGCCTGCGGCGGATTGTCCGGACGGTTCCGGCTGGTCATCGTCGGCGAAGGACCGGAGCGGCAGGCGATCCTGGACGCGGCGCAGGCAATGGGTATCGCGGATCGACTGGTGTTGCCGGGCTTCCTCGACCGGCCGCACCGCTTCATCGGCGCGTTCGACATCATCGCCCTGTCGTCGAAGAGCGAGCAATTCCCGATCAGCATCGTCGAAGGCATGGCCGCAGGGCTGCCGGTGGTCAGCACCCCCGTGGGCGACGTGCCGCGCATGGTCGCGGCCGCGAATGCGCCCTTCGTCGCCGGGGGCGACGAGGTGCTGTTGCGCGACGCGCTGCAACCGCTGGTGCTGGATCCCGAACTCCGCGCCCGCGTCGGCGCCGCGAACCGCGCGAAAGCGGTGGCGGACTATGACGAGGCCGTGATGATCGCCCGCTATCGCGCCGTCTATGCAGACGCGATGCGGCGACCGGGCGTGCTGGGATAG
- a CDS encoding DUF418 domain-containing protein: MTAVPAAPAGVADDEPDGAPRIALLDILRGVAILAILFMNVSEMGASMTANWSDIRHIGWTAADQGAWWLRTLLVEGTARALLEMLFGAGMLILSGRIAAASDDVVAVPLRYGWRNIVLWAFGMVHMFVLLWPGDILHTYALAALLACAFRTLPARALLTVGLSYAAFTLATGAVAVGAPVTAPSARIAADAAAVRAEDAFGHGDGAAWVAGQRRVGLDRLGDDEVVFVWEAAATMLVGAALFRWGALQGDWSRRRYRWLLAGGYGIGVPLRLYGAWEATRFDGRVEIAWIWEDVARLAMTCGHVAVIALAIGTVAGARALRPFVAAGRTALTLYVAQTVIVSWLVFSPFGLGLYGAFGWAWLMALALAVNALLLWGANLWLRRYRIAPVEWAWRSLVDLRVLPMRR; the protein is encoded by the coding sequence GTGACGGCGGTGCCGGCCGCGCCCGCCGGCGTCGCGGACGACGAGCCCGACGGCGCGCCGCGGATCGCGTTGCTCGACATCCTGCGCGGGGTGGCGATCCTCGCCATCCTGTTCATGAACGTCAGCGAGATGGGCGCATCGATGACCGCCAATTGGTCGGACATCCGCCACATCGGCTGGACCGCCGCCGACCAGGGTGCATGGTGGCTGCGCACCCTGCTGGTCGAGGGGACGGCGCGGGCGCTGCTCGAGATGCTGTTCGGCGCGGGGATGCTGATCCTCTCCGGACGGATCGCCGCCGCGTCGGACGACGTGGTCGCGGTGCCGCTGCGCTACGGCTGGCGCAATATCGTGCTCTGGGCGTTCGGCATGGTCCACATGTTCGTATTGCTGTGGCCGGGCGATATCCTCCACACCTATGCGCTCGCGGCGTTGCTGGCCTGCGCGTTCCGGACGTTGCCGGCGCGGGCGCTGCTCACCGTCGGCCTGTCCTATGCGGCGTTCACGCTGGCGACGGGCGCGGTCGCGGTCGGTGCGCCCGTCACCGCACCTTCGGCCCGGATCGCGGCGGACGCCGCAGCCGTGCGCGCCGAGGATGCGTTCGGCCATGGCGATGGCGCGGCCTGGGTGGCGGGGCAGCGCCGCGTCGGGCTCGACCGGCTGGGGGACGACGAGGTCGTCTTCGTCTGGGAAGCGGCGGCGACGATGCTGGTCGGCGCCGCGCTGTTCCGCTGGGGCGCGTTGCAGGGCGACTGGTCGCGGCGTCGCTATCGCTGGTTGCTGGCCGGCGGTTACGGCATCGGCGTGCCGCTGCGCCTGTATGGCGCGTGGGAGGCGACGCGGTTCGACGGTCGGGTGGAGATCGCCTGGATTTGGGAAGACGTCGCACGGCTGGCGATGACCTGCGGCCATGTCGCGGTGATCGCGCTGGCGATCGGCACGGTGGCGGGGGCGCGGGCGCTCCGGCCCTTCGTCGCGGCGGGGCGGACGGCGCTGACGCTGTATGTCGCGCAGACCGTGATCGTGTCGTGGCTGGTGTTTTCGCCGTTCGGACTGGGGCTGTACGGGGCGTTCGGCTGGGCATGGCTGATGGCGCTGGCCCTCGCCGTCAACGCGCTGCTGCTGTGGGGGGCGAACCTGTGGCTGCGCCGGTATCGCATCGCGCCGGTCGAATGGGCCTGGCGGTCGCTGGTCGACTTGCGCGTGCTGCCGATGCGGCGGTGA
- a CDS encoding alpha/beta fold hydrolase — protein MAAYENCYWMSADGLKLHYRLYPGDPALPPVVCLPGLTRNARDYDALAARLAGRRQVIAVDFRGRGKSEHARDPMTYVPATYVADMQALLTERRIARFVAIGTSLGGSVAMLLAQAGHGVGGGATIAAALLNDVGPEVDPAGMSRIRGYVGKGSSCPTWMHAARSLADAHGDVYPDWQIEQWLAMAKRLYRLNSSGRIVLDYDLKIAEPLRTPGDDAGPDMWAALSALRDTPVLIVRGGRSDVLAQPVAERMVAALDEAELVTLPGVGHAPTLAEDVLHGPIDRLLERART, from the coding sequence ATGGCTGCCTACGAAAACTGCTATTGGATGTCGGCCGACGGGCTGAAGCTGCATTATCGACTGTATCCGGGCGATCCGGCGTTGCCGCCGGTCGTGTGTCTGCCGGGCCTCACCCGCAATGCCCGCGATTACGACGCGCTCGCAGCGCGGCTGGCCGGACGGCGACAGGTGATTGCGGTCGATTTTCGCGGTCGCGGCAAGAGCGAACATGCCAGGGACCCGATGACCTATGTGCCGGCGACCTATGTCGCCGACATGCAGGCGCTGTTGACAGAGCGTCGCATCGCCCGGTTCGTCGCGATCGGCACCTCGCTGGGCGGCAGCGTCGCCATGCTGCTCGCCCAGGCGGGCCATGGCGTGGGCGGCGGCGCCACCATCGCGGCGGCCTTGCTGAACGACGTCGGGCCGGAGGTCGATCCGGCCGGCATGAGCCGGATCAGAGGCTATGTCGGCAAGGGCAGCAGCTGCCCGACCTGGATGCACGCGGCGCGCAGCCTCGCCGATGCGCATGGCGACGTCTATCCCGACTGGCAGATCGAACAATGGCTGGCGATGGCCAAGCGCCTCTATCGCCTGAACAGCAGCGGTCGGATCGTGTTGGACTACGATCTGAAGATCGCGGAACCGCTGCGCACGCCGGGTGACGATGCCGGGCCCGACATGTGGGCGGCGCTGTCGGCGTTGCGCGACACGCCGGTGCTGATCGTGCGGGGCGGTCGGTCGGATGTGCTGGCGCAACCGGTGGCGGAGCGGATGGTGGCGGCGCTGGACGAGGCGGAGCTCGTGACGCTGCCCGGCGTCGGCCACGCGCCGACGCTGGCAGAGGACGTGCTGCACGGCCCGATCGACCGGCTGCTGGAGCGCGCCCGCACGTGA
- a CDS encoding protein adenylyltransferase SelO family protein gives MPIDPQAYRPETALLDLGPTLWDPVEAADFPQTMLRFRNDKAATQIGLGTLTDAEWTQAFGRFTPLPGTLPQPLALRYHGHQFRQYNPDIGDGRGFTFAQMRDDRGRLMDLGTKGSGQTPYSRFGDGRLTLKGGVREILATEMLEALNVPTSRTLSLIETGEELARGDEPSPTRSAVMVRLSHGHIRIGTFQRLAYLQDEDGMRTVVRYALRHLYGEDSDDPVRLLDLVVTRTATLAARYMAAGFVHGVLNSDNINVTGESFDYGPWRFAPTWDPAFTAAYFDHAGLYAFGRQPEAIHWDVMQLAASLRLIADSDPLVALIEQFGPRYQPQITAALLWRMGVLPRSPDEDRALVQVMERALRTTATPMDRFFFDAFGGALPAGYGPEWDAVRAALAPYGPRKARSHAYWQGEPCSMLIDEVEAIWDPIAAHDDWSALHAKVAAIRTMGAALG, from the coding sequence ATGCCCATCGACCCGCAAGCATACCGCCCCGAAACCGCCCTGCTCGATCTCGGTCCCACCCTTTGGGATCCCGTGGAGGCGGCGGACTTTCCGCAGACCATGCTGCGCTTCCGCAACGACAAGGCGGCGACGCAGATCGGCCTCGGCACGCTGACCGACGCCGAATGGACGCAGGCATTCGGCCGTTTCACACCCCTGCCCGGCACCCTGCCCCAGCCGCTCGCGCTCCGCTATCACGGGCATCAGTTCCGCCAGTATAATCCGGACATCGGCGACGGGCGCGGCTTTACCTTCGCCCAGATGCGCGACGATCGCGGGCGATTGATGGACCTCGGCACCAAGGGGTCGGGCCAGACCCCCTATAGCCGCTTCGGCGATGGCCGCCTGACGCTGAAGGGCGGCGTGCGCGAAATCCTCGCGACCGAGATGCTGGAGGCGCTGAACGTCCCCACCAGCCGGACGCTGTCGCTGATCGAAACTGGCGAGGAACTCGCGCGCGGAGACGAACCGTCGCCGACCCGCTCGGCGGTGATGGTGCGGCTCAGCCACGGCCATATCCGCATCGGCACGTTTCAACGGCTCGCCTATCTGCAGGACGAGGATGGCATGCGTACCGTCGTGCGATATGCCCTTCGCCACCTGTACGGCGAGGATTCCGACGACCCCGTCCGCCTGCTCGACCTTGTCGTCACCCGGACCGCGACGCTCGCCGCGCGCTACATGGCGGCAGGCTTCGTGCATGGCGTGCTGAACAGCGACAACATCAACGTCACCGGCGAAAGCTTCGACTATGGCCCCTGGCGGTTCGCCCCGACATGGGATCCGGCATTTACCGCGGCCTATTTCGATCACGCCGGCCTCTATGCCTTCGGTCGCCAGCCGGAGGCGATCCATTGGGACGTGATGCAACTCGCCGCCAGCCTGCGGCTGATCGCCGACAGCGACCCGCTGGTCGCGCTGATCGAGCAGTTCGGCCCGCGCTACCAGCCGCAGATCACGGCCGCATTGCTCTGGCGGATGGGAGTCCTGCCGCGCTCGCCCGACGAGGATCGCGCCCTCGTCCAGGTGATGGAGCGGGCGCTGCGCACCACGGCTACGCCGATGGACCGGTTCTTCTTCGACGCATTCGGCGGCGCCTTGCCCGCCGGCTATGGCCCGGAATGGGACGCCGTACGCGCCGCACTGGCACCCTATGGGCCGAGAAAGGCGCGAAGCCATGCCTATTGGCAGGGCGAGCCATGCAGCATGTTGATCGACGAGGTGGAGGCGATCTGGGACCCGATCGCCGCGCATGACGATTGGTCCGCGCTCCACGCCAAGGTCGCCGCAATCCGGACGATGGGCGCGGCGCTCGGCTGA
- the astD gene encoding succinylglutamate-semialdehyde dehydrogenase — MAEAIISYEPATGAELWRAEAGDANVEVAAARNGWAAWAALPLTVRIETMRRFGNVVRQRHEPFADLLARETGKPLWEARTEVDTVIAKVDISVTAYAERTAQRRLDAPMGSRMALRHKPHGVLAVLGPYNFPAHLPNGHIVPALLAGNAVVFKPSEKTPATGAFLVDCYRAAGVPEDCIRILIGGPAEGKALAEHPDIDGLLFTGSARTGLALNRAFAAKPEKILALEMGGNNPIIVWDTPDLHSAAVLVIQSAFTTAGQRCTAARRLIVQDRLYDPLVETINTMIGRLIVGAPHDDPQPFMGPVIDNQVADQLTESFLALLMRGGRPIRHLERVRDDLPFLMPAMIDMTAATERPDIELFGPILQIYREQDFDAAIATANDTRYGLSAALVSQTPALYDRFWAGIRAGIVNWNRPTNGASSSAPFGGIGWSGNHRPSAYYAADYCAYPVVSNEAESARANIGIGMRDA, encoded by the coding sequence ATGGCTGAAGCGATCATCTCCTACGAACCCGCCACGGGTGCCGAATTGTGGCGCGCCGAGGCCGGCGATGCGAATGTCGAGGTCGCCGCCGCCCGCAACGGCTGGGCGGCATGGGCGGCGCTGCCGCTCACCGTACGGATCGAGACGATGCGGCGGTTCGGCAACGTCGTCCGCCAGCGGCACGAACCATTCGCCGACCTGCTGGCGCGTGAGACGGGCAAGCCACTGTGGGAAGCGCGCACCGAGGTCGATACGGTGATCGCCAAGGTCGACATTTCGGTCACCGCTTATGCCGAACGTACCGCGCAGCGCCGCCTCGATGCGCCTATGGGCAGTCGCATGGCGCTCCGTCACAAGCCGCATGGCGTGCTGGCAGTGCTGGGGCCGTACAATTTTCCCGCGCACCTACCCAACGGCCACATCGTCCCGGCGCTGCTTGCCGGCAACGCGGTCGTCTTCAAGCCATCCGAAAAGACGCCGGCGACCGGCGCCTTCCTGGTGGATTGCTACCGGGCAGCGGGCGTGCCGGAGGACTGCATCCGCATCCTGATCGGCGGCCCGGCGGAGGGCAAGGCGCTGGCCGAGCATCCGGACATCGATGGCCTGCTGTTCACCGGATCGGCACGTACCGGCCTGGCGCTCAATCGTGCCTTCGCCGCCAAGCCCGAAAAGATCCTGGCGCTGGAAATGGGTGGCAACAACCCGATCATCGTCTGGGACACGCCCGACCTGCATTCGGCCGCGGTGCTGGTGATCCAGTCGGCCTTCACCACCGCCGGCCAGCGGTGCACCGCCGCACGCCGCCTGATCGTGCAGGATCGCCTCTACGATCCGCTGGTCGAAACGATCAACACCATGATCGGCCGGCTCATCGTCGGCGCCCCCCATGACGATCCGCAGCCCTTCATGGGTCCGGTGATCGACAATCAGGTCGCCGATCAGCTGACCGAAAGCTTCCTTGCGCTGTTGATGCGCGGCGGTCGCCCGATCCGCCATCTCGAACGCGTGCGGGACGACCTGCCGTTCCTGATGCCCGCCATGATCGACATGACCGCGGCGACCGAGCGCCCCGATATCGAGCTGTTCGGCCCGATCCTGCAAATCTATCGCGAACAGGATTTCGACGCCGCGATCGCCACCGCCAACGACACCCGCTACGGTCTGTCGGCGGCACTCGTCAGCCAGACGCCGGCGCTGTACGACCGGTTCTGGGCGGGCATCCGCGCCGGTATCGTCAACTGGAACCGTCCGACCAACGGCGCCTCGTCCTCCGCGCCGTTCGGCGGGATCGGCTGGAGCGGCAATCACCGGCCCAGCGCCTATTATGCCGCCGATTATTGCGCCTATCCGGTGGTCAGCAACGAAGCCGAATCGGCGCGCGCCAATATCGGCATCGGCATGCGCGACGCATGA
- the cobA gene encoding uroporphyrinogen-III C-methyltransferase, with product MATLLDPGARGRVILVGAGPGDPGLLTVRAVAALESADVVVHDGLIDPRVLDIAPATAQRISVAKQRARHTLPQEAINALIVAHVKTGAIVVRLKGGDPFIFGRGGEEVEAVRAAGLPVEVIPGVSAALGCAAEAMLPLTHRDHSSAVSFVAGQCKGLSEQDWSGLAGQGRTLVIYMGVATAADIADKLMADGVAPDMPVAVLERGTLAGSRAIRTLLADLGPMVTREAVQSPAIIVVGEVVELSDAEDKLARWARIAEETAA from the coding sequence ATGGCTACGCTTCTCGATCCCGGCGCCCGTGGGCGCGTCATCCTGGTCGGTGCAGGTCCCGGCGATCCGGGCCTGCTCACCGTCCGCGCCGTCGCTGCGCTGGAAAGCGCCGACGTCGTCGTTCACGACGGACTGATCGACCCGCGCGTGCTCGACATCGCACCCGCGACCGCGCAGCGCATCTCCGTCGCCAAACAGCGCGCCCGCCACACCCTGCCGCAAGAGGCGATCAACGCCCTCATCGTCGCGCATGTGAAGACCGGCGCGATCGTGGTGCGGCTGAAGGGAGGTGACCCCTTCATCTTCGGCCGCGGCGGCGAAGAGGTGGAGGCGGTACGCGCCGCCGGCCTGCCGGTCGAGGTGATCCCCGGCGTGTCCGCGGCACTCGGCTGCGCCGCCGAAGCGATGCTGCCGCTGACGCATCGCGACCATTCCAGCGCCGTCAGCTTCGTCGCGGGCCAGTGCAAGGGGCTGAGCGAACAGGATTGGTCGGGCCTTGCCGGTCAGGGCCGCACGCTCGTCATCTACATGGGCGTCGCTACCGCGGCGGATATTGCGGACAAGCTGATGGCGGACGGCGTCGCACCCGACATGCCAGTCGCCGTGCTTGAACGCGGCACGCTGGCCGGCAGCCGTGCGATCCGCACCCTCCTGGCCGATCTCGGCCCGATGGTGACGCGCGAGGCGGTACAGAGCCCGGCGATCATCGTCGTGGGCGAAGTGGTCGAACTGTCCGATGCAGAGGACAAGCTCGCCCGTTGGGCGCGCATCGCCGAGGAGACTGCGGCATGA
- a CDS encoding DUF2849 domain-containing protein — MRLLTGNDLPTGDVVWWTGTGWSRHVEDAADVGAEGEGILRTEEGARRVNVPYLIDAIATHEGPRPAHIKDRIRALGPTVRPDLTLKPADPSAGSWVI; from the coding sequence ATGAGGTTGCTGACAGGCAATGATCTGCCGACCGGCGATGTCGTCTGGTGGACCGGCACGGGCTGGTCCCGCCATGTCGAGGATGCGGCGGATGTCGGCGCCGAGGGCGAAGGCATCCTGCGCACCGAGGAGGGCGCCCGCCGGGTCAACGTCCCCTATCTGATCGACGCGATCGCCACGCACGAAGGGCCGCGCCCGGCGCATATCAAGGATCGCATCCGCGCCCTGGGGCCAACCGTGCGGCCCGACCTGACGCTCAAGCCGGCCGACCCGTCGGCGGGCAGCTGGGTGATCTGA
- a CDS encoding nitrite/sulfite reductase: MYRYDQYDQAIVDARVDEFRDQVERRLSGQLTEDQFKPLRLMNGLYLQLHAYMLRVAIPYGTLDSRQMRMLGTIARDYDRGYGHFTTRQNLQFNWIKLADTPDILARLATVEMHAIQTSGNCIRNISADQYAGAAADEVADPRPWAELLRQWSTFHPEFSYLPRKFKIAVIAAEEDRAAMRLHDIGIQLVMRDGELGAAIYVGGGMGRTPMISHLIRDFVTADDLMSYLEACLRVYNRYGRRDNIYKARIKILLHEIGPDAYRSQVEEEFAAVKLLGLDPPRAELARITAMFAPPAFDTDAPVEIDRSDPDFAVWLDQNVVAHKQAGYAIVNVSLKPAGGIPGDATAAQIDLLADLGERYSFDELRVTHAQNIVLPHVAIRDLRTVWTALADAGLAEPNLDLITDIIACPGLDYCSLANARSIPLAQKIAARFADRDRQRDLGELKLKISGCINACGHHHAGHIGILGVDKKGVENFQLSLGGSGAEDVSLAKITGPGFSEDGVVDAIERVTDTYIAVRNDGERFLDTYRRVGFEPFKEAIYG, from the coding sequence ATGTATAGATACGACCAGTACGACCAGGCCATCGTCGATGCCCGCGTCGATGAATTCCGCGACCAGGTGGAACGTCGCCTGTCCGGCCAGCTGACCGAGGATCAGTTCAAGCCGCTTCGGCTGATGAACGGCCTCTACCTGCAGCTGCACGCCTATATGCTGCGTGTCGCGATCCCCTATGGCACGCTCGACAGCCGCCAGATGCGGATGCTCGGCACCATCGCGCGCGACTATGACCGTGGCTACGGCCATTTCACCACGCGCCAGAACCTGCAGTTCAACTGGATCAAGCTCGCCGACACGCCCGACATTCTCGCCAGGCTGGCGACGGTCGAGATGCACGCCATCCAGACGAGTGGCAATTGCATCCGCAACATCAGCGCCGATCAATATGCCGGCGCCGCCGCGGACGAGGTCGCCGACCCACGTCCCTGGGCCGAGCTGCTCCGCCAGTGGAGCACGTTCCACCCCGAATTCAGCTATCTGCCGCGCAAGTTCAAGATCGCCGTGATCGCCGCGGAGGAGGATCGCGCAGCGATGCGCCTGCACGACATCGGTATCCAGCTGGTAATGCGGGACGGTGAACTGGGCGCTGCGATCTACGTCGGCGGCGGCATGGGCCGGACGCCGATGATCAGCCACCTGATCCGCGACTTCGTTACGGCCGACGACCTGATGAGCTATCTCGAGGCGTGCCTGCGCGTCTACAATCGCTATGGCCGCCGCGACAACATCTACAAGGCGCGGATCAAGATCCTGCTGCACGAGATCGGTCCGGATGCCTATCGCAGCCAGGTCGAGGAGGAATTCGCCGCGGTCAAGTTGCTTGGTCTCGATCCGCCCCGCGCTGAGCTTGCGCGCATCACCGCGATGTTCGCCCCCCCTGCCTTCGATACGGACGCGCCGGTCGAGATCGATCGCAGCGATCCCGATTTTGCGGTGTGGCTCGACCAGAATGTCGTCGCGCACAAGCAGGCGGGCTATGCGATCGTCAACGTCAGCCTGAAGCCTGCCGGCGGCATCCCCGGCGATGCGACGGCGGCGCAGATCGACCTGCTCGCCGACCTGGGCGAGCGCTATTCGTTCGACGAGTTGCGCGTAACCCACGCCCAGAACATCGTGCTGCCGCATGTCGCGATCCGCGATCTGCGCACGGTGTGGACCGCGCTGGCCGATGCAGGTCTGGCCGAACCCAACCTCGACCTCATCACCGACATCATCGCCTGTCCGGGCCTCGATTATTGCAGTCTCGCCAACGCCCGCTCGATCCCCCTGGCGCAGAAGATCGCGGCGCGCTTCGCCGACCGCGACCGCCAGCGTGACCTTGGCGAACTGAAGCTCAAGATCTCGGGCTGCATCAACGCCTGTGGCCATCACCACGCCGGGCATATCGGCATTCTGGGCGTCGACAAGAAAGGCGTGGAGAATTTCCAGCTTTCCCTTGGTGGATCGGGTGCGGAGGACGTCAGCCTCGCCAAGATTACCGGTCCCGGATTCTCCGAAGACGGGGTCGTCGATGCGATCGAGCGCGTAACCGACACCTATATCGCGGTTCGCAACGACGGCGAACGCTTCCTCGACACCTATCGCCGCGTCGGCTTCGAACCCTTCAAGGAGGCGATCTATGGATGA
- a CDS encoding DUF934 domain-containing protein, with amino-acid sequence MDDALLRFRDDEPHDEPAVTLDAFLGQSNATAVRLEAGEDARALLPQLGQLALVEVSFPTFRDGRGYSAARVLREAGYAGELRAAGDVLVDQLPLMRRCGFDSFAPEAPIDAVALRRSLDRYDYRYQAAADATPPVWKLRHG; translated from the coding sequence ATGGATGACGCGCTGCTCCGCTTTCGCGACGATGAGCCGCATGACGAACCGGCGGTGACGCTCGATGCCTTCCTCGGCCAAAGCAATGCCACCGCCGTCCGACTGGAGGCGGGCGAGGATGCGCGTGCGCTGCTGCCGCAACTGGGCCAGCTGGCGCTGGTCGAGGTCAGCTTCCCGACGTTTCGCGACGGTCGCGGCTATAGCGCCGCACGGGTGCTGCGCGAGGCCGGATATGCGGGCGAGTTGCGGGCGGCCGGCGATGTGCTGGTCGACCAGCTGCCGCTGATGCGCCGCTGCGGCTTCGACAGCTTCGCGCCCGAGGCACCGATCGATGCCGTTGCGCTGCGCCGCAGTCTCGACCGGTACGACTATCGCTATCAGGCCGCTGCCGACGCGACCCCGCCGGTCTGGAAATTGCGGCATGGCTAG
- a CDS encoding phosphoadenylyl-sulfate reductase produces MASRALDMIDVVPPFTTADAAAMQIRFAGVAAADMLRALLTGELAGRIASVSSYGAESAVLLHMVAQIDKDVPVIFTNTQKMFGETLAYRDELSERLGLTDLRVFRPDPRLLAVKDATGMRWSYDPDGCCEIRKVEPLRRALAPFDAWISGRKGFQAGTRTALPRFEEDEGRLKINPLADWDKTQLDGYFEEHDLPRHPLEAQGYLSIGCAPCTSKVKPGEDPRAGRWRGWDKVECGIHVSALPGDDPAF; encoded by the coding sequence ATGGCTAGCCGCGCGCTGGACATGATCGATGTCGTTCCGCCGTTCACCACCGCGGATGCCGCCGCGATGCAGATCCGCTTTGCGGGCGTGGCGGCGGCCGACATGCTACGCGCGCTGCTGACCGGCGAGCTTGCCGGGCGCATCGCGTCGGTGTCTTCCTACGGCGCGGAGTCGGCGGTGCTGCTGCACATGGTGGCGCAGATCGACAAGGACGTTCCCGTCATTTTCACGAACACGCAGAAGATGTTCGGCGAAACCCTTGCCTATCGCGACGAACTGTCCGAGCGGCTGGGGCTTACCGATCTGCGCGTGTTCCGCCCCGATCCGCGCCTGCTCGCCGTGAAGGATGCGACCGGGATGCGCTGGTCCTACGATCCCGACGGCTGCTGCGAGATTCGCAAGGTCGAACCGCTGCGCCGCGCGCTGGCGCCGTTCGATGCCTGGATTTCCGGGCGAAAGGGGTTCCAGGCCGGCACCCGCACCGCGCTGCCGCGGTTCGAGGAGGACGAGGGCCGGTTGAAGATCAACCCACTCGCGGACTGGGACAAGACGCAACTCGACGGCTATTTCGAAGAGCACGACCTGCCCAGACATCCGTTGGAGGCACAGGGCTATCTGTCGATCGGCTGCGCGCCCTGCACCAGCAAGGTCAAGCCCGGCGAGGATCCGCGTGCGGGTCGCTGGCGCGGCTGGGACAAGGTGGAATGCGGCATCCACGTGTCCGCGCTGCCGGGCGACGACCCGGCATTCTAG
- the moaB gene encoding molybdenum cofactor biosynthesis protein B: MPIDSSLPFRAVNIAVLTVSDTRGLAEDRSGDTLVARLTEAGHVLADRVILRDDTDAIVAQLHRWIDDDSVDCVITTGGTGVTGRDVTPEAVERVASKMIPGFGELFRYLSFATIGTSTVQSRACACVARGTYIFALPGSTGAVKDGWDGILRDQLDSRHRPCNFVELMPRLIER; encoded by the coding sequence ATGCCGATCGATAGCAGCCTGCCGTTCCGCGCGGTCAACATCGCGGTCCTGACCGTCAGCGACACCCGTGGCCTGGCCGAGGATCGTTCCGGCGATACCCTCGTTGCGCGGCTGACGGAGGCGGGACATGTCCTGGCGGATCGCGTCATCCTGCGCGACGACACCGATGCGATCGTCGCGCAGCTGCACCGCTGGATCGACGACGACAGCGTGGATTGCGTCATCACGACCGGCGGCACCGGCGTCACCGGCCGCGACGTGACGCCCGAGGCCGTCGAGCGCGTGGCGAGCAAGATGATCCCCGGTTTCGGCGAACTGTTCCGCTACCTCAGCTTCGCGACGATCGGCACATCCACCGTGCAGTCCCGCGCCTGCGCCTGCGTCGCCCGGGGCACCTATATCTTCGCGCTGCCCGGCTCGACCGGGGCGGTGAAGGACGGGTGGGACGGCATCCTGCGCGATCAGCTCGACAGCCGGCACCGCCCCTGCAACTTCGTCGAACTGATGCCCAGATTGATCGAACGCTGA